Proteins encoded by one window of Emticicia oligotrophica DSM 17448:
- the gpmI gene encoding 2,3-bisphosphoglycerate-independent phosphoglycerate mutase — protein MNKKVVLIILDGWGIPKKGEEWRSAIEAANVPYFRKLMSEYPNSTLEACGRAVGLPNGQMGNSEVGHMNLGAGRVVYQELEKINIAVEEGKLAKEPVLVEAFEYAKNNGKKVHFIGLVSDGGVHSHIFHVKGLVQAAADYGLSDVYVHAFTDGRDCDPKSGKGFLADLQATLDTTGGKLASVTGRYYAMDRDKRWERVKLTYDVMVNGVADTKIAIGELTDTIQKSYEENVTDEFLKPIVITENGAPVATIAEGDVVMCFNFRTDRGREITEVLTQKDFPDFGMKALNLYYLTMTNYDETYKNVKVIYEKDNLNNTLGEVLERAKKKQIRIAETEKYPHVTFFFSGGHEQPFVGESRLLCPSPKDVATYDLKPQMAAYDIDNAILPELEKGEVDFVCLNFANPDMVGHTGVFEAVVTAVEAVDKCLEQVVETGLANGYTSIVIADHGNADYMINDDKTPNTQHSLNLVPCIVVDKNDRFDVKDGKLGDIAPTILKLMGVEIPAEMTGNVLI, from the coding sequence ATGAACAAGAAAGTAGTCTTAATTATCCTTGATGGATGGGGTATCCCCAAAAAAGGAGAAGAATGGCGTTCGGCAATCGAAGCAGCCAATGTTCCATATTTCAGAAAACTCATGAGCGAATATCCAAATAGCACGCTTGAAGCATGCGGTCGTGCGGTAGGTTTACCAAACGGACAAATGGGTAACTCAGAGGTAGGACACATGAATTTAGGAGCAGGACGTGTAGTTTACCAAGAATTAGAGAAGATAAATATTGCCGTTGAAGAAGGTAAATTGGCGAAAGAACCAGTACTTGTCGAGGCTTTTGAATATGCCAAAAACAATGGCAAGAAAGTACACTTTATAGGTTTAGTTTCTGATGGTGGCGTGCATTCACATATCTTCCACGTGAAAGGATTAGTGCAAGCAGCAGCAGATTATGGTCTTTCAGATGTGTATGTGCATGCCTTTACTGACGGACGTGATTGTGACCCAAAAAGTGGAAAAGGATTCTTAGCCGACTTACAAGCTACGCTTGATACAACAGGTGGAAAATTAGCTTCGGTTACTGGTCGTTATTACGCTATGGACCGCGATAAACGTTGGGAACGAGTGAAACTTACTTATGATGTAATGGTGAATGGCGTAGCAGATACTAAAATTGCCATTGGTGAACTAACAGACACGATTCAAAAATCTTATGAAGAAAATGTAACGGATGAATTTTTGAAACCAATTGTTATCACTGAAAATGGTGCTCCAGTAGCTACTATTGCAGAAGGTGATGTGGTGATGTGTTTCAATTTCCGTACTGACCGTGGTCGTGAAATTACTGAGGTACTTACACAAAAAGACTTTCCTGATTTCGGAATGAAAGCCTTGAATTTGTATTACCTTACAATGACTAATTACGATGAAACCTATAAAAATGTAAAGGTTATTTACGAAAAAGATAACTTAAACAACACATTGGGTGAAGTATTAGAAAGAGCTAAGAAAAAACAAATTCGTATTGCTGAAACGGAGAAATACCCACACGTAACATTCTTCTTTTCGGGCGGACACGAACAACCGTTTGTTGGAGAAAGCCGCTTACTTTGCCCATCGCCGAAAGACGTAGCAACTTATGACCTAAAACCACAAATGGCAGCTTATGATATTGATAATGCTATCTTGCCAGAATTAGAAAAAGGAGAAGTAGATTTTGTTTGCTTAAACTTTGCTAATCCTGATATGGTGGGTCATACAGGTGTTTTTGAAGCAGTAGTAACTGCAGTTGAAGCAGTTGATAAATGTTTAGAACAAGTAGTAGAAACTGGCTTGGCTAATGGCTATACTTCAATTGTGATTGCTGACCACGGTAATGCAGATTACATGATTAATGATGATAAAACACCAAATACGCAGCACTCGTTGAATCTTGTGCCATGTATTGTGGTTGATAAGAATGACCGTTTTGATGTAAAAGATGGAAAGTTAGGAGATATTGCTCCCACGATTCTTAAACTAATGGGTGTAGAGATTCCAGCGGAAATGACAGGAAATGTTTTGATTTAA
- a CDS encoding adenylosuccinate synthase, with amino-acid sequence MVDILLGLQWGDEGKGKIVDVLAPDYEVVARFQGGPNAGHTLEFNGFKHVLHQIPSGVFRPDCLNIIGNGVVLDPIIFKKEIDGLGKYNLDLKKNLVISKKTAIIIPTHRLLDAAYEKAKGAAKIGSTLKGIGPAYSDKVARQGLRLGDIVSPNFEEKYKSLVEKHTQILDFYQFEYDLAEAEKDFFAAVEFLKEFNLQDTEYVVNQSLKDGQKILAEGAQGSLLDIDFGSYPFVTSSNTTAAGVCSGLGVAPNTIGEVYGIFKAYCTRVGSGPFPTELDNDLGEKIRQEGREFGATTGRPRRTGWLDLPALKYSIMLNGVTKLVMMKVDVLNFLDEINVCTHYRLPDGTVTEQMPFDLTDIEVEPIYTTFKGWKCSLEGMRSFKQIPTELADYVNYLEKTLEVPISFISTGPDREEIILR; translated from the coding sequence ATGGTTGACATTCTTTTAGGCTTACAGTGGGGCGATGAAGGCAAAGGCAAAATTGTTGATGTACTTGCTCCAGATTATGAAGTAGTTGCACGTTTTCAAGGAGGACCCAATGCCGGTCATACACTCGAATTCAACGGTTTCAAACACGTATTGCACCAAATTCCATCGGGTGTTTTTCGCCCAGATTGTTTGAATATCATTGGTAATGGTGTTGTGCTCGACCCCATTATTTTCAAAAAAGAAATTGATGGTTTAGGTAAATATAACCTTGATTTGAAGAAAAATTTAGTTATTTCTAAGAAAACAGCCATCATTATTCCTACGCATCGTTTGCTCGATGCAGCTTATGAAAAAGCCAAAGGTGCAGCTAAAATTGGTTCTACTCTTAAAGGAATCGGACCAGCGTATTCTGATAAAGTTGCTCGCCAAGGTCTTCGTTTGGGTGATATCGTTTCTCCAAATTTTGAAGAAAAGTACAAGTCTTTGGTTGAAAAACATACCCAAATCTTAGATTTTTACCAATTCGAGTATGATTTAGCGGAAGCGGAAAAAGATTTTTTTGCTGCGGTTGAATTTTTGAAAGAATTTAACTTACAAGACACCGAATACGTAGTAAATCAATCTTTGAAAGATGGTCAAAAAATCTTAGCAGAAGGAGCTCAAGGCTCATTGCTCGATATTGATTTTGGTTCATATCCGTTTGTTACAAGTTCGAATACGACCGCTGCTGGAGTTTGCTCTGGTTTGGGCGTTGCACCAAATACAATCGGTGAAGTTTACGGGATTTTTAAAGCGTATTGTACACGTGTGGGAAGCGGTCCTTTTCCAACCGAGTTAGATAATGATTTAGGTGAGAAAATTCGTCAAGAAGGACGTGAGTTTGGAGCAACTACTGGTCGTCCTCGTCGTACTGGTTGGTTAGATTTACCAGCTCTTAAATATAGCATCATGCTCAATGGCGTGACTAAATTGGTGATGATGAAAGTAGATGTGCTTAATTTCTTAGATGAGATTAATGTTTGTACACATTATCGTTTGCCAGATGGAACCGTAACCGAACAAATGCCATTTGATTTAACTGATATTGAAGTAGAACCAATTTACACTACTTTTAAAGGTTGGAAATGCTCTTTGGAAGGTATGCGTTCGTTTAAGCAAATTCCTACCGAATTAGCTGATTACGTAAATTATTTGGAAAAAACACTCGAGGTGCCAATTAGCTTTATTTCTACTGGTCCTGACCGTGAAGAAATCATTTTACGTTAA
- a CDS encoding trigger factor encodes METTLDRISSTQGKLKVTLTEADYKPEVDKKIKQYSKTAQIKGFRPGMVPKEYIQKLHGKSILVDEVINMVSKTVNDYIANNKLRVVGDPMPDNDAAQNIDWDNQKEFTFEYEIGTASDFTVDLAAVPAITTYEITPTEDKINEAIEDVRKRFGKDAEVEEVEAGDMIFGTLKQEATSFEVKDATFPTDRVKEESAHIFKGLEKGSSVKFDIQSIFSNTKDLGFATGKPEEEAATLSGEFELTVEKITRVAASELDQELFDKALGQGKVSNEEEFRAEIAKIIAENYARESAYLLDFEVEKTLLDSVSIELPDEFLKRWLFNINEGKFTVEDIEKDYDAFAKGLRMDLIRNEVAANNDIKLEYNDILEEVKAEMRNYFGAYSYEGLEEMIDQMARKTLKENKDGAVRRYTDRAFGRKVREFLKSAVKVESKTVNVDEFNKVAEKVYA; translated from the coding sequence ATGGAAACTACATTAGATAGAATTTCTTCTACTCAAGGCAAATTGAAAGTTACCCTCACAGAAGCTGACTATAAGCCAGAGGTTGATAAAAAAATCAAACAATACAGCAAGACCGCTCAAATCAAAGGCTTTCGCCCAGGAATGGTTCCGAAAGAGTATATTCAAAAGCTTCACGGCAAAAGTATTTTAGTTGATGAAGTAATCAATATGGTTTCAAAAACTGTTAATGATTATATCGCTAACAATAAACTTCGTGTAGTTGGTGACCCAATGCCTGACAACGATGCAGCCCAAAATATTGACTGGGATAACCAAAAAGAATTTACTTTTGAATATGAAATTGGTACTGCGTCTGATTTTACTGTAGATTTAGCTGCTGTTCCAGCAATTACTACTTACGAAATCACGCCTACTGAAGATAAAATCAATGAGGCTATCGAAGACGTACGTAAGCGTTTTGGTAAAGATGCTGAAGTGGAAGAAGTAGAAGCAGGTGATATGATTTTTGGCACTTTGAAACAAGAAGCAACTAGCTTTGAAGTGAAAGATGCTACTTTCCCAACTGACCGTGTGAAAGAGGAATCTGCACACATCTTCAAAGGTTTGGAGAAAGGAAGCAGTGTAAAATTTGATATCCAATCAATCTTCAGTAATACTAAAGATTTAGGATTTGCTACTGGCAAACCTGAAGAAGAAGCTGCAACATTGAGTGGAGAATTTGAATTAACAGTTGAGAAGATTACGCGTGTAGCGGCTTCTGAACTTGACCAAGAATTGTTTGACAAAGCTCTTGGACAAGGAAAAGTAAGCAACGAAGAAGAATTTAGAGCTGAGATTGCAAAAATTATTGCTGAAAATTACGCTCGTGAAAGTGCTTATTTATTAGATTTTGAAGTTGAAAAAACATTATTAGATAGCGTTTCAATCGAACTTCCTGATGAGTTCTTGAAAAGATGGTTGTTTAACATCAACGAAGGTAAATTTACAGTAGAAGATATCGAGAAAGATTATGATGCTTTTGCGAAAGGGCTTCGAATGGATTTAATTCGTAACGAAGTTGCTGCCAATAACGACATCAAATTAGAATACAACGATATTTTGGAAGAAGTAAAAGCTGAAATGAGAAATTACTTCGGTGCTTACTCTTACGAAGGTTTAGAAGAAATGATTGACCAAATGGCTCGTAAAACTTTGAAAGAAAACAAAGATGGAGCAGTACGTCGTTATACAGACCGTGCATTCGGAAGAAAAGTACGTGAGTTCTTGAAATCAGCGGTTAAAGTAGAAAGCAAAACTGTAAATGTTGATGAGTTCAACAAAGTAGCAGAAAAAGTTTACGCTTAA
- a CDS encoding VOC family protein — translation MSNKLSIKAFNHVALQISEIERSRRFYGEILDLKEIPTPNFDYPVIWFDLGNGRELHLIGRQPERTFTPVRSNHFALEVSDVYLAEKVLIEYGVKYFPIKARPDGILQLFLNDPDGNFIELCQI, via the coding sequence ATGAGCAATAAATTAAGCATCAAAGCCTTTAATCATGTGGCTTTGCAAATTAGTGAAATAGAAAGAAGTAGAAGGTTTTACGGAGAAATTCTTGATCTAAAAGAAATCCCAACACCTAATTTTGATTACCCAGTTATTTGGTTCGATTTAGGAAATGGCCGAGAACTCCACTTGATAGGTCGTCAACCAGAGCGAACTTTTACCCCCGTAAGAAGCAATCACTTTGCTTTGGAGGTAAGTGATGTTTATTTAGCTGAAAAAGTTTTGATAGAATACGGAGTAAAGTATTTCCCAATAAAAGCACGACCAGATGGCATATTACAGCTTTTTTTGAATGACCCCGATGGAAATTTTATTGAACTTTGCCAAATTTAA
- a CDS encoding low molecular weight protein-tyrosine-phosphatase, which yields MIKVLFVCLGNICRSPIAEATFREIVKQKGLADKIECDSAGTAGYHIGQLPDHRTMKNAEKHGLKLTHKGRKISLTDLDDFNHIVVMDEQNFEDVYELYYKTKHQPPAAEKVFLLRDHDPETRGIKEVPDPYYESEPFFEEVYQIVWRSNEVLVEHLIDKYHLLATD from the coding sequence ATGATAAAAGTACTTTTTGTGTGTTTAGGCAATATTTGCCGTTCGCCAATAGCAGAGGCTACCTTTAGAGAAATAGTTAAACAAAAAGGGTTGGCTGATAAAATTGAATGTGATTCGGCTGGAACTGCAGGTTATCATATTGGCCAGCTTCCTGACCACCGTACGATGAAGAATGCAGAAAAACACGGACTAAAATTGACTCACAAAGGCCGAAAAATTTCACTAACAGATTTAGATGATTTTAACCATATTGTGGTGATGGATGAACAAAATTTTGAGGATGTATATGAGTTATATTATAAAACTAAGCATCAACCACCGGCGGCTGAAAAGGTATTTTTGCTGCGTGACCACGACCCCGAAACCCGTGGGATAAAAGAAGTGCCAGACCCATACTATGAATCTGAACCATTTTTTGAGGAAGTGTATCAAATTGTGTGGAGGAGCAACGAAGTACTGGTAGAGCATTTAATAGATAAATATCATTTGTTGGCAACAGACTAA
- a CDS encoding Fur family transcriptional regulator: MVSNPSNFEAAKSIFTAYLETKLLRKTPERYAILEEIYSRNDHFEVEDLYISMKNKKYQVSRATVYNTLDLLVECDLVKKHQFGKNLAQYEKAYGSKQHDHLICVDCHKVMEFCDPRVQNIQNMVGDMLKFKVMHHSLIFYGTCERTDCEHKTKEAS, encoded by the coding sequence ATGGTTTCTAATCCTTCAAATTTTGAAGCAGCAAAAAGTATCTTTACGGCTTATTTGGAAACAAAATTGCTTCGTAAAACGCCCGAAAGGTACGCTATTTTAGAAGAAATTTATTCGAGAAATGACCATTTTGAGGTCGAGGATTTATATATTTCTATGAAAAATAAGAAATATCAAGTAAGCCGTGCCACGGTTTATAATACCCTTGATTTATTGGTTGAGTGTGATTTGGTAAAAAAGCATCAGTTTGGTAAGAACTTAGCTCAATACGAAAAAGCCTATGGCTCGAAACAACATGACCACCTCATTTGTGTAGATTGCCATAAAGTAATGGAATTTTGTGACCCACGAGTACAAAATATCCAAAATATGGTTGGTGATATGCTGAAATTTAAAGTGATGCATCATTCGTTGATTTTCTATGGAACTTGCGAACGAACAGATTGCGAGCACAAAACCAAAGAAGCTTCTTAA
- a CDS encoding RelA/SpoT family protein: MIDIEKERNEILSRYRQLFRAAKPVLKGDDAQKIRKAFDIAVEAHKDMRRKSGEPYIYHPLEVALICVEEIGLGATSIICALLHDVVEDTDMTLKDIEQEFGSKVARIIDGLTKISGNFEQGTSAQAENFRKMLLTLSEDVRVILIKLADRLHNMRTLGSMARNSQLKIAHETIFIYAPLAHRLGLYKIKSELEDLYLKYTEPEVYKDIANKLKTTKATRDRFIETFIKPLEKKLHDAGIDFIIKGRPKHIYSIWNKLKHQKKSFEDIFDLFAIRVILQGVSAEKEKSACWQAYSIVTDEYKPNPDRLKDWISIPKANGYESLHTTVMSHTGQWVEVQIRTERMDEISERGYAAHFKYKGNDTSMEAPLDRWINQVRETLESGDKSAIEFLEDFRGNFYNEEVFVFTPKGDLKVLRKGATILDFAFEIHTDIGKRCTAGKVNGQLVPISYVMQNGDQIEILTTKNQKPSEDWLRFVTTSKAKARIKDLLKEENKIYFSDGKEIITKKLKTLGLENTLETLNQLRAYFNKKDYNDLYYSFGKGYIQPDEIKKFKTEREARLNKQAKIELDNKAFLDAKAFEKEFKKVKGVDTLFIGDDLQEIDFTLAKCCSPIPGDDVFGFLTINEGIKIHRNSCPNAQQLLSQYGNRVIKARWSSQVAKAFVATIHLDGLDRMGMIQDISKVISSELHINMRSLAVDTNDGIFTGDIKLYIQDTRHLETLMQKLNGIEGMNKVTRVDLE; encoded by the coding sequence ATGATTGATATAGAAAAAGAACGCAACGAAATTTTATCTCGGTATCGCCAATTATTTAGAGCCGCCAAGCCAGTTCTTAAAGGAGATGACGCCCAAAAGATAAGAAAAGCATTTGATATTGCGGTTGAAGCTCATAAAGACATGCGACGTAAGTCGGGTGAGCCTTATATTTATCACCCACTTGAAGTAGCCTTGATTTGTGTGGAAGAAATAGGTCTGGGGGCTACTTCTATTATTTGTGCCTTATTGCACGATGTAGTAGAAGATACAGATATGACACTAAAAGATATCGAACAGGAGTTTGGTTCGAAAGTGGCTCGTATCATTGATGGCCTTACGAAGATTTCAGGTAATTTCGAACAAGGAACTTCCGCTCAAGCTGAAAATTTTAGAAAAATGCTCCTTACACTTTCAGAAGATGTGAGGGTAATTTTAATAAAACTCGCTGACCGCCTGCATAATATGCGTACGCTCGGCAGTATGGCTCGTAATTCACAACTAAAGATTGCCCACGAGACAATTTTCATATATGCTCCATTGGCTCATCGTTTGGGGCTTTATAAAATTAAGTCAGAGCTTGAAGATTTATATTTAAAATATACTGAACCAGAAGTATATAAAGATATTGCTAATAAACTCAAAACTACTAAAGCTACTCGTGACCGCTTCATTGAGACTTTTATAAAGCCCCTTGAGAAAAAATTGCATGATGCCGGCATTGATTTTATTATTAAAGGTCGCCCTAAGCATATCTATTCGATTTGGAATAAATTGAAACATCAAAAAAAGTCTTTTGAAGATATTTTTGATTTATTTGCTATTCGAGTCATTTTGCAAGGAGTTTCAGCCGAAAAAGAAAAATCAGCTTGTTGGCAAGCGTATTCAATCGTAACAGATGAATATAAGCCTAATCCAGACCGCCTCAAAGATTGGATATCTATTCCGAAAGCTAATGGCTATGAATCTTTGCATACAACAGTTATGAGCCACACTGGTCAATGGGTTGAAGTACAGATTCGTACCGAACGCATGGACGAAATTTCGGAGCGAGGTTATGCAGCTCATTTTAAGTATAAAGGGAATGATACTTCAATGGAAGCCCCACTCGACCGTTGGATTAATCAAGTTCGAGAAACTTTAGAGTCGGGTGATAAATCAGCCATTGAGTTTTTGGAAGATTTTCGAGGAAATTTCTATAATGAAGAAGTATTTGTTTTTACACCAAAAGGAGATTTAAAGGTGCTCCGAAAAGGGGCAACAATTTTAGACTTTGCCTTTGAAATACATACGGATATTGGTAAGCGTTGTACGGCAGGGAAGGTAAATGGTCAATTGGTGCCTATAAGTTATGTGATGCAAAATGGTGATCAGATTGAGATTCTAACCACCAAAAACCAAAAACCATCAGAGGATTGGTTACGTTTCGTGACAACCTCAAAAGCAAAGGCACGAATTAAGGATTTACTTAAAGAAGAAAATAAAATCTATTTCAGTGATGGAAAGGAAATTATTACAAAGAAGTTAAAAACATTAGGCCTCGAAAATACCCTTGAAACGCTCAATCAGCTTCGAGCTTATTTCAATAAAAAAGATTATAATGATTTATATTATAGTTTTGGGAAGGGCTATATTCAACCAGATGAAATTAAAAAGTTCAAGACTGAGCGTGAGGCTCGTTTGAATAAACAAGCTAAAATTGAGCTAGATAATAAGGCATTTTTAGATGCTAAAGCCTTTGAAAAAGAATTTAAGAAGGTAAAAGGGGTAGATACACTTTTTATTGGCGATGATTTACAAGAGATTGATTTTACACTGGCCAAATGCTGTAGCCCAATACCAGGAGATGATGTTTTTGGATTTTTGACCATTAATGAAGGAATCAAGATTCACCGTAACTCATGCCCCAATGCTCAGCAACTATTATCTCAGTATGGAAATCGGGTTATAAAAGCTCGATGGTCATCTCAAGTCGCCAAAGCATTTGTCGCAACTATTCATCTCGATGGTCTTGACCGTATGGGAATGATTCAAGATATTTCTAAAGTAATTTCAAGCGAATTACATATAAATATGCGTTCTTTGGCGGTTGATACGAATGATGGTATATTTACAGGCGATATAAAACTTTATATTCAAGATACTCGCCACCTTGAAACCCTCATGCAAAAACTCAATGGCATTGAAGGCATGAATAAAGTAACACGCGTTGATTTAGAGTAA
- a CDS encoding amidohydrolase, translating to MISFKKTFFSSSLLFATLSFSYAQRSSADLIVHNAVVYTVDNQFMKAEAFAVKDGKFLATGTSKEILEKYNAKQKVDAKGKAVFPGLYDPHSHFMGLGQMLSQCDLVDTESYEEIVERLKKFAVQHPENQWIIGRGWDQNDWKNKEFPTKDLLDKAFPNKPVMLTRIDGHALLVNSKAISLAKISPSSKVDGGLVEVKNGQLTGILVDNAMGLVRRVVPKPTEAESRKMLLNAQKECFKNGLTTVSDAGLNQDDIDLIDKMNKEGSLKIRNYVMVSLGIRNLDYFIKKGIYKTDRLNVRSFKLYADGALGSRGACLLKPYSDAPDKTGFLLLSAAELERSLTQIYNSDFQANTHCIGDSANRLILDIYGKLLKTKNNRRWRIEHCQVVDNNDVPKFGQFSVIPSIQATHATSDMYWADERLGDVRVKTAYAFQDLLKQNGVVANGSDFPVEFVNPLYGFHSAVARQDAKNYPEGGFQMENALTREQALRAMTIWSAYANFEEKERGSIEAGKMADFVILEDDIMLAPKEKLRNVKVLNTFVGGEKVF from the coding sequence ATGATATCTTTCAAAAAGACATTCTTTTCGAGTAGCCTCCTTTTTGCTACCCTTTCTTTCTCTTATGCACAGAGGTCTTCCGCCGATTTAATTGTGCATAATGCAGTAGTTTACACCGTTGATAATCAGTTTATGAAAGCAGAAGCTTTTGCCGTAAAAGATGGTAAGTTTTTAGCTACTGGTACATCGAAAGAAATCTTAGAAAAATACAATGCAAAACAAAAAGTTGATGCCAAAGGTAAAGCTGTTTTTCCCGGCTTATATGACCCACACAGCCATTTTATGGGATTAGGGCAAATGCTCAGTCAGTGTGATTTGGTTGATACTGAATCTTATGAAGAAATTGTCGAGCGTTTGAAAAAATTTGCTGTACAGCATCCAGAAAACCAATGGATTATCGGGCGAGGATGGGACCAAAATGACTGGAAAAATAAAGAATTTCCAACAAAAGATTTATTAGATAAAGCATTTCCAAATAAGCCAGTGATGCTTACTCGCATTGATGGACATGCTTTATTGGTTAATTCTAAAGCCATAAGTTTAGCTAAAATTTCGCCTTCCAGTAAAGTAGATGGAGGTTTGGTAGAAGTAAAAAATGGACAACTAACGGGTATTTTAGTAGATAATGCCATGGGATTGGTTCGACGTGTAGTTCCAAAGCCAACCGAAGCAGAAAGTAGAAAAATGCTATTAAATGCTCAAAAAGAATGTTTTAAAAATGGTTTAACTACTGTTTCAGATGCTGGTCTAAATCAAGATGATATCGATTTGATTGATAAAATGAATAAGGAGGGAAGCCTAAAGATTAGAAACTATGTGATGGTTTCTTTAGGCATTCGCAATCTTGATTATTTTATCAAGAAAGGTATTTATAAAACCGACCGACTAAATGTTCGCTCGTTCAAACTTTATGCCGATGGTGCTTTAGGGTCTCGTGGAGCTTGCTTATTAAAACCTTACAGCGATGCACCAGATAAAACTGGATTTCTACTCCTTAGTGCTGCTGAATTAGAAAGAAGTCTTACGCAGATTTATAACTCTGATTTTCAAGCAAATACGCACTGTATTGGTGATTCTGCTAATCGTCTGATTTTAGATATTTATGGGAAATTATTGAAAACCAAGAATAATCGTCGTTGGAGAATTGAGCATTGTCAAGTAGTAGATAACAACGATGTGCCAAAGTTTGGGCAATTTTCGGTTATTCCATCTATTCAGGCTACCCACGCCACTTCTGATATGTACTGGGCAGATGAGCGTTTAGGCGATGTACGAGTAAAAACTGCCTATGCTTTCCAAGATTTGTTAAAACAAAATGGAGTAGTAGCCAATGGAAGTGATTTTCCAGTTGAATTTGTTAATCCGCTCTATGGTTTTCATTCGGCTGTTGCTCGCCAAGATGCCAAAAATTACCCAGAAGGTGGCTTTCAAATGGAAAATGCCCTTACTCGTGAGCAAGCCCTTCGTGCCATGACAATTTGGAGTGCCTATGCAAATTTTGAAGAAAAAGAGCGTGGTAGCATTGAGGCAGGAAAAATGGCTGATTTTGTCATTCTTGAAGATGATATTATGCTTGCACCCAAAGAAAAACTTCGTAATGTGAAAGTATTGAATACATTTGTTGGCGGAGAAAAAGTATTTTAA